A stretch of Gemmobacter fulvus DNA encodes these proteins:
- the lysM gene encoding peptidoglycan-binding protein LysM, giving the protein MGLWSFVKDAGSSLFGSKAEAAEAPEAAAAKEAALKAEVEKLGLDAKGVEIKVQGDKVVLSGKAATPEAQEKVILAVGNVAGVAEVEAEDHLDAAAPVFHTVKKGDTLSAIAKATLGNANRYTEIFEANKPMLSHPDKIYPGQMLRIPQA; this is encoded by the coding sequence ATGGGTTTGTGGTCATTTGTGAAAGACGCGGGCAGCTCGCTCTTCGGGTCCAAGGCCGAAGCGGCAGAGGCCCCCGAGGCGGCAGCCGCCAAAGAGGCGGCGCTGAAGGCCGAGGTTGAAAAGCTGGGCCTGGATGCCAAGGGCGTCGAGATCAAGGTGCAGGGCGACAAGGTGGTGCTTTCGGGCAAGGCCGCCACGCCGGAAGCACAGGAAAAGGTGATCCTTGCGGTGGGTAATGTGGCTGGCGTGGCCGAGGTCGAGGCCGAAGACCACCTGGATGCCGCGGCCCCCGTGTTCCACACCGTGAAGAAGGGCGACACGCTGTCGGCCATTGCCAAGGCAACGCTGGGCAATGCCAACCGCTATACCGAGATCTTCGAGGCCAACAAGCCGATGCTGTCGCATCCCGACAAGATCTATCCGGGGCAGATGCTGCGCATCCCGCAGGCCTGA
- the dtd gene encoding D-aminoacyl-tRNA deacylase yields the protein MRAVVQRVSRASVTVDGQITGEIGAGLLILVCAMQGDAEAQADHLASKIAKLRIFKDEAGKMNRSVRDIGGACLIVSQFTLAADLRGNRPGFSTAAAPEDGNRLYAYFTKRMQAEGLPTANGIFGADMAVELVNDGPVTIWMDTAL from the coding sequence GTGAGGGCGGTTGTCCAACGCGTCAGCCGGGCCTCGGTCACGGTGGACGGGCAGATCACCGGCGAGATTGGCGCGGGGCTGCTGATCCTCGTCTGTGCCATGCAGGGCGATGCCGAGGCGCAGGCCGATCACCTGGCCTCCAAGATTGCCAAACTGCGAATCTTCAAGGATGAGGCAGGCAAGATGAACCGCTCGGTCCGCGATATCGGCGGGGCCTGCCTGATCGTCAGCCAGTTCACGCTGGCCGCCGATCTGCGCGGCAACCGCCCCGGCTTTTCGACCGCCGCCGCCCCCGAGGACGGCAATCGGCTTTATGCCTATTTCACCAAACGTATGCAGGCCGAGGGCCTGCCCACCGCCAATGGTATTTTCGGGGCCGATATGGCGGTGGAACTGGTGAATGACGGGCCGGTGACCATCTGGATGGACACCGCCCTATAA
- a CDS encoding phosphoribosylaminoimidazolesuccinocarboxamide synthase yields the protein MRVLDQARIPELPNPYFGKVRDCYDLPPSADQPEGRRILISSDRISAFDRILAAIPFKGQVLTQTARFWFDHTQDICPNHVLTYPDPNVVIGKRLTILPVEIVVRGYLAGTTGTSVLTLYKKGQRAMYGHTLPDGLRDNQALPQAIITPTSKAFDGGHDEPLTAAEIVQQGLLTQAQWDDVSAKALALFARGQAMAAVRGLILVDTKYEFGTDAAGNILLADEIHTPDSSRYWLADGYEAALRDGSRPPSFDKDVIRAWVAARCDPYQDDIPEIPAEMIEATSKVYIQAYEAITGTAFVPDLSGPTVLDRVRSNLAPFFTA from the coding sequence ATGCGCGTTCTCGACCAAGCCCGTATCCCGGAACTGCCCAATCCCTATTTCGGGAAAGTGCGCGACTGCTATGATCTGCCGCCAAGCGCCGATCAGCCAGAGGGGCGGCGCATCCTGATCTCGTCCGACCGGATCAGCGCATTTGACCGGATTCTGGCCGCGATCCCGTTCAAGGGTCAGGTGCTGACACAGACCGCGCGCTTCTGGTTCGATCACACGCAGGACATCTGCCCCAATCACGTTCTGACCTATCCCGATCCGAATGTGGTGATCGGCAAGCGGCTGACCATTCTGCCGGTGGAAATCGTGGTGCGCGGTTATCTGGCGGGCACCACCGGCACCTCGGTTCTGACCCTGTATAAAAAGGGCCAGCGCGCGATGTATGGCCACACCCTGCCCGACGGGCTGCGCGACAATCAGGCGCTGCCGCAAGCCATCATCACCCCGACCTCCAAGGCGTTCGACGGCGGCCATGACGAGCCGCTGACCGCCGCCGAAATCGTGCAGCAAGGTCTGCTGACGCAAGCACAATGGGATGACGTGTCGGCCAAGGCCTTGGCACTGTTTGCCCGTGGACAGGCGATGGCCGCCGTGCGCGGCCTGATCCTTGTGGATACCAAATACGAATTCGGCACCGATGCCGCGGGCAATATCCTGCTCGCGGACGAGATCCATACGCCCGACAGCAGCCGTTATTGGCTGGCCGATGGGTATGAGGCGGCGCTGCGCGACGGCAGCCGCCCGCCCAGCTTTGACAAGGACGTGATCCGCGCCTGGGTCGCCGCCCGCTGCGACCCCTATCAGGACGACATCCCCGAAATCCCCGCCGAGATGATCGAGGCAACCTCGAAAGTCTATATTCAGGCCTATGAGGCGATCACCGGCACAGCCTTTGTGCCCGATCTGTCTGGCCCCACCGTTCTGGACCGCGTGCGCAGCAATCTGGCGCCATTCTTCACCGCCTGA
- a CDS encoding alpha/beta fold hydrolase yields MRFLFVHGSCHGAWCWRDVLPFFNMATAIDLPRSPPAQVTLDHYARTICGQLTEPTILVGHSAGGFAITAAAEQAPHLVRGLIHVCAYVPVSGQSLAQMRRAGPSQPLAGTLRLSADRAAFDFDPARVSDILYHDCPPDRIAFARQHLSPEPVQPQETALTLHHAPHLPRAYVACETDRAIPPAYQVTMAGRMPRRDLPSGHSPFFAMPDRLADALHHLAAAM; encoded by the coding sequence ATGCGCTTTCTTTTCGTTCACGGCTCCTGCCATGGCGCATGGTGCTGGCGCGATGTCTTGCCGTTTTTCAACATGGCCACCGCCATAGACCTGCCGCGCAGCCCACCCGCGCAGGTCACGCTCGATCACTATGCGCGGACGATCTGTGGCCAGCTGACCGAACCCACCATCCTCGTCGGCCATTCCGCAGGCGGCTTTGCCATCACCGCCGCCGCCGAACAGGCACCGCATCTGGTGCGTGGCCTGATCCATGTCTGCGCCTATGTGCCGGTGTCGGGCCAGAGCCTGGCACAGATGCGCCGCGCCGGGCCGTCACAGCCGCTGGCAGGCACGCTGCGCCTCAGCGCCGACCGCGCGGCGTTTGACTTTGATCCGGCCCGGGTCAGCGATATCCTCTATCACGACTGCCCGCCCGACCGCATCGCCTTTGCCAGACAGCACCTCAGCCCCGAGCCGGTCCAGCCGCAGGAAACCGCGCTGACGCTGCACCACGCGCCGCATCTGCCGCGCGCCTATGTCGCCTGTGAGACAGACCGCGCCATACCGCCCGCGTATCAGGTCACCATGGCAGGCCGGATGCCGCGCCGCGATCTGCCCTCCGGCCATTCACCCTTCTTTGCCATGCCAGACCGCCTTGCCGACGCGCTGCACCACCTTGCCGCTGCGATGTAA
- a CDS encoding carbohydrate kinase family protein, whose product MILSCGEALIDMLPRESTLGEAAFAPYAGGAVFNTAMALGRLGAPSAFFSGLSTDMLGQILIDTLTASKVDTGFAARSARPTTVAFVKLVDGQATYAFYDENTAGRMLAIADLPALPSDCDALFFGGISLVNDPAAATYEALQMREAPTRVTMIDPNIRPGFITDETGYRARIGRMIVRADIVKLSDEDLHWLMGKGDVTELARSLVAQGPKVVFITEGAAGARAVTATQDRFVAATKVTVADTVGAGDTFNAGVLAALHDAGALTKAAVAALPDAVLDAALTLGTRAAAITVSRAGANPPWRHEL is encoded by the coding sequence ATGATTCTGAGCTGTGGTGAGGCGCTCATTGACATGCTGCCGCGCGAAAGCACGCTGGGCGAGGCCGCCTTTGCCCCCTATGCGGGTGGGGCGGTGTTCAACACGGCGATGGCGCTGGGGCGGCTGGGCGCGCCTTCGGCGTTTTTCTCGGGCCTGTCCACCGACATGCTGGGGCAGATCCTGATTGACACGCTGACCGCCTCCAAGGTCGATACCGGCTTTGCCGCTCGCTCGGCCCGCCCGACCACCGTTGCCTTTGTCAAACTGGTGGATGGTCAGGCGACCTATGCCTTTTACGATGAAAACACGGCGGGCCGGATGCTGGCGATTGCCGACCTGCCTGCCCTGCCCTCCGACTGCGACGCGCTGTTCTTCGGCGGCATCTCTTTGGTCAATGACCCTGCCGCCGCCACCTATGAGGCGCTGCAAATGCGCGAGGCCCCGACCCGCGTGACGATGATCGACCCCAATATCCGCCCCGGCTTCATCACCGATGAGACAGGTTATCGCGCCCGCATCGGCCGGATGATCGTCCGCGCCGATATCGTCAAACTTTCGGACGAAGATCTGCATTGGCTGATGGGCAAGGGCGATGTGACCGAACTGGCCCGCAGCCTTGTGGCACAGGGGCCGAAAGTGGTGTTCATCACCGAAGGTGCGGCGGGCGCGCGGGCCGTCACCGCCACGCAGGACCGCTTTGTCGCCGCTACCAAGGTCACCGTGGCCGATACCGTGGGCGCGGGCGATACGTTCAACGCGGGCGTGCTGGCGGCGCTGCATGACGCGGGCGCGCTGACCAAAGCCGCCGTGGCGGCGCTGCCCGATGCGGTTCTGGATGCCGCGCTGACCCTTGGCACCCGCGCCGCCGCCATCACCGTCAGCCGCGCCGGGGCCAATCCGCCCTGGCGGCACGAGCTGTGA
- the pcaD gene encoding 3-oxoadipate enol-lactonase, with the protein MSIAYLPDLRLHYREDGPKSGPAVVFAHALGLDLTLWDAVLPLLPPGLRLIRYDLRGHGGSDVPTPPYAMGALVRDAERLLDHLAVKDCVFVGLSLGGLVTQGLAVKRLDLVRAMVLSNTAPRIGIATQWHDRIAAVAAQGMEAVAQPTMERWFSRRFRAEGHDAAWRDRLLACPPAGYMGCCAAIAGADFYTPTASLTLPTLVIAGSEDGSTPPDLVRETAGLVRGSEYHLLRGAGHLPPVDQPAAFATLLGTFLDRIGHI; encoded by the coding sequence ATGAGCATTGCCTATCTGCCCGATCTGCGGCTGCATTACCGGGAGGACGGCCCGAAATCCGGCCCGGCGGTGGTGTTTGCCCATGCGCTTGGTCTGGATCTGACGCTCTGGGATGCGGTGCTGCCGCTGCTGCCGCCGGGCCTGCGGTTGATCCGCTATGACCTGCGTGGCCATGGCGGATCGGATGTGCCGACGCCCCCCTATGCCATGGGGGCGCTGGTGCGCGATGCCGAACGGCTGCTGGATCATCTGGCGGTCAAGGACTGCGTTTTTGTCGGCCTGTCGCTCGGCGGGCTGGTGACGCAGGGGCTGGCGGTCAAGCGGCTGGATCTGGTCCGCGCCATGGTACTCAGCAATACCGCCCCCCGGATCGGCATTGCCACGCAATGGCACGACCGGATCGCCGCCGTGGCCGCACAGGGCATGGAGGCGGTCGCCCAGCCCACGATGGAGCGGTGGTTTTCGCGCCGGTTCCGTGCCGAAGGCCACGATGCAGCCTGGCGCGACCGGCTGCTGGCCTGCCCCCCTGCCGGATATATGGGCTGCTGCGCCGCGATTGCGGGCGCGGATTTCTATACCCCGACCGCCAGCCTGACCCTGCCCACACTGGTCATCGCGGGCAGCGAGGATGGCTCCACCCCGCCCGATCTGGTGCGCGAAACCGCCGGTCTGGTGCGGGGGTCCGAATATCACCTGCTGCGCGGCGCAGGCCATCTGCCCCCCGTCGATCAGCCCGCCGCCTTCGCCACCCTGCTCGGCACCTTTCTCGACCGGATCGGCCATATCTGA
- a CDS encoding alpha/beta fold hydrolase, translating into MTQFFTSSDGAQIAYSDTGDGLPLLCLAGLTRTMADFDYLAPHLPPLRLIRMDYRGRGASAWTGATTYTVPQEGSDALELLDHLGVAQAAVLGTSRGGLIAMLLAAVAKPRLLGICLNDIGPVIDRPGLERIFDYVGRNPNAKTHAALAAALPRNMPGFANVPEARWLEEAQKHYTQSERGLRITYDPALRDAFLAAFQGPEVDAWPLFDACVGLPLALIRGANSDLLSPATVAEMQRRAPDMLVAEVPDRAHIPFLDEPPALAVIRRWLETMT; encoded by the coding sequence ATGACCCAATTTTTCACCAGTTCCGACGGGGCACAGATCGCCTATTCCGATACCGGCGACGGACTGCCGCTGCTGTGCCTTGCCGGGTTGACGCGCACGATGGCGGATTTTGACTATCTTGCCCCACATCTGCCACCGTTGCGCCTGATCCGCATGGATTATCGCGGGCGCGGCGCCAGCGCATGGACCGGGGCCACCACCTATACCGTGCCGCAAGAGGGGAGCGATGCGCTGGAATTGCTGGATCATCTGGGCGTCGCGCAGGCGGCGGTGCTGGGCACCTCGCGCGGCGGGCTGATTGCGATGCTGCTGGCGGCGGTCGCCAAACCGCGCCTTCTGGGCATCTGCCTCAATGACATCGGCCCGGTGATCGACCGGCCGGGGCTGGAGCGGATCTTTGACTACGTCGGGCGCAATCCCAATGCCAAAACCCATGCGGCGCTGGCCGCCGCCCTGCCCCGCAACATGCCGGGTTTTGCCAATGTGCCCGAGGCGCGCTGGCTGGAAGAGGCGCAAAAGCACTATACCCAATCGGAGCGTGGGCTGCGCATCACCTATGATCCCGCCCTGCGCGACGCCTTCCTTGCGGCCTTCCAAGGCCCCGAGGTCGATGCCTGGCCGCTGTTCGATGCCTGTGTCGGCCTTCCTCTGGCGCTGATCCGGGGCGCGAATTCCGATCTGCTGTCGCCCGCAACGGTCGCGGAAATGCAGCGCCGCGCCCCCGACATGCTGGTGGCCGAGGTGCCCGACCGCGCCCATATCCCCTTTCTGGATGAACCGCCGGCTCTGGCCGTCATCCGCCGCTGGCTGGAGACCATGACATGA
- a CDS encoding threonine ammonia-lyase: MSDIARIEAASFRLAGHAVRTPLLGSSFLNEIAGRRVWVKAECLQHTGSFKFRGGWAAVSALTPDQRAAGVIAYSSGNHAQGVALAAARHEAPCVIIMPSDAPRLKIANTRAYGAEVVLYDRVRENRDAIGARLAAARGLTLIRPYDEPEVIAGQGTTGLEIAEQAVELGIRHADVLVCCGGGGLTAGIALALESRAPALRPRPCEPEGFDDTARSLASGSVQRNARAAGSLCDAIVTPAPGAITFPINQRLCGPGLVVSDEEAMRAIALAFTRLKLVLEPGGAVALAAALFRRDQIEGEDVIAVATGGNIDADLFQTALTHYAG; encoded by the coding sequence ATGAGCGATATCGCACGGATCGAAGCCGCCAGTTTCCGTCTGGCCGGGCATGCCGTCCGCACACCGCTGCTCGGCTCGTCCTTTCTGAACGAGATTGCCGGGCGGCGCGTCTGGGTGAAGGCCGAATGTCTGCAACATACCGGATCATTCAAATTCCGTGGCGGCTGGGCGGCGGTGTCGGCTCTGACACCAGACCAGCGCGCGGCGGGGGTCATCGCCTATTCCTCGGGCAATCATGCGCAGGGGGTGGCACTGGCCGCCGCCCGGCACGAAGCGCCCTGCGTCATCATCATGCCCTCGGACGCGCCGCGTCTCAAGATCGCCAATACGAGGGCCTATGGGGCCGAGGTCGTGCTTTATGACCGCGTGCGCGAAAACCGCGATGCCATCGGGGCGCGGCTTGCGGCGGCGCGCGGGCTGACCCTGATCCGCCCCTATGACGAGCCAGAGGTGATTGCCGGGCAGGGCACAACCGGGCTGGAGATTGCCGAACAGGCAGTGGAACTGGGCATCCGACATGCCGATGTGCTGGTATGCTGCGGCGGTGGTGGCCTGACGGCCGGCATTGCGCTGGCGCTGGAAAGCCGCGCCCCCGCCCTGCGCCCGCGCCCCTGCGAACCCGAAGGCTTTGACGATACCGCCCGCAGCCTGGCCAGCGGATCGGTGCAGCGCAATGCGCGGGCGGCAGGGTCGCTTTGTGATGCGATCGTGACCCCTGCCCCCGGCGCGATCACCTTTCCAATCAACCAGCGGCTCTGCGGCCCCGGGTTGGTGGTCAGTGATGAAGAGGCGATGCGCGCCATCGCCCTCGCCTTCACCCGGCTGAAACTGGTGCTGGAGCCGGGCGGCGCCGTGGCGCTGGCTGCCGCCCTGTTCCGCCGTGACCAGATCGAAGGTGAAGACGTGATCGCCGTGGCGACAGGCGGCAATATCGACGCCGATCTGTTCCAGACCGCCCTGACCCATTACGCAGGCTGA
- a CDS encoding acyl-CoA synthetase — MGSFANLADIKAIEAEKTWEARGAARSIHEFLSRAKAAHGARPAVSYQLTSGPQDASETLTWADLHARTTQAANLFRSLGVGERDVVAYVLPNCSETVFTLLGGMVAGIANPINPLLEAEQISAILRETKAKVVVTLRAFPKTELSAKVAEAVKHAPSVKTVLEIDLLRYLKPPKKWIAHFLRPKGTVSHSANVKSFHAELKRQPADRLTFTDQTADRVAAYFHTGGTTGMPKVAQHKVSGMVYNGWLGHRLLFRETDIVLCPLPLFHVFAVYPILMSMIASGAHVVFPTPAGYRGDGVFDNFWKLIERWKVTYMVTVPTALAALMQRPINADVSTLRGAFSGSAPLPIELFNRFEKATGVQIVEGYGLTECTCLVSVNPPDGNKKIGSVGIPFPYTHVRILNTDGTGGFREAGVDEVGEICVANPGVFEGSTYTEVDKNRTLFAEGRYLRTGDLGRLDGDGYLFITGRAKDLIIRGGHNIDPAVIEEALMGHEAVSFVGAIGQPDAHSGELPCAYVELVAGATVTEAALLDYAKAHIHERAAVPKHIEILSELPKTAVGKVFKPDLRRRAIIRIYNAALAEAGLAPRVVEVVEDKKRGLVARLSPQGDTAAVQAVLGQFTQAWEWQAKA; from the coding sequence ATGGGAAGCTTTGCCAATCTGGCCGATATCAAGGCCATCGAGGCGGAAAAGACATGGGAAGCGCGCGGCGCGGCGCGCAGCATCCATGAATTTCTCAGCCGGGCGAAGGCGGCGCATGGTGCCCGGCCTGCGGTGTCCTATCAGCTGACCTCCGGCCCGCAGGATGCCTCGGAAACCCTGACCTGGGCCGACTTGCACGCGCGCACCACGCAGGCCGCCAATCTGTTCCGCAGCCTTGGGGTGGGCGAGCGCGATGTGGTGGCCTATGTGCTGCCCAATTGTTCCGAAACCGTGTTCACGCTGTTGGGCGGCATGGTGGCGGGCATTGCCAACCCGATCAATCCGCTGCTGGAGGCCGAGCAGATCAGCGCCATCCTGCGCGAAACCAAGGCCAAGGTCGTTGTCACCTTGCGCGCCTTTCCCAAGACGGAACTGTCGGCCAAGGTGGCCGAGGCGGTGAAACATGCGCCATCGGTCAAGACCGTGCTGGAAATTGATCTGCTGCGTTACCTTAAACCGCCGAAAAAATGGATTGCGCATTTCCTGCGGCCCAAGGGCACAGTGAGCCATAGCGCCAATGTCAAAAGCTTTCATGCCGAACTGAAACGCCAGCCCGCAGACCGGCTGACCTTCACCGATCAGACCGCTGACCGGGTGGCGGCCTATTTCCACACCGGCGGCACCACCGGAATGCCCAAGGTGGCCCAGCACAAGGTATCGGGCATGGTCTATAACGGCTGGCTGGGGCATCGCCTGCTGTTCCGTGAAACCGATATTGTCCTGTGCCCGCTGCCGCTGTTCCATGTGTTCGCGGTCTATCCCATTCTGATGTCGATGATCGCCAGCGGCGCGCATGTCGTGTTTCCGACACCGGCGGGCTATCGCGGCGATGGTGTGTTCGACAATTTCTGGAAGCTGATCGAACGTTGGAAAGTGACCTATATGGTCACGGTGCCCACGGCGCTGGCCGCGCTGATGCAGCGCCCGATCAACGCAGATGTCAGCACGCTGCGCGGGGCGTTTTCTGGCTCGGCCCCGCTGCCGATCGAACTGTTCAACCGCTTTGAAAAGGCGACCGGCGTGCAGATCGTGGAGGGCTACGGCCTGACGGAATGCACCTGCCTCGTGTCGGTCAACCCGCCGGATGGCAACAAGAAAATCGGCTCGGTCGGGATTCCCTTCCCCTATACCCATGTGCGGATCCTGAACACCGATGGCACGGGCGGGTTCCGCGAGGCGGGGGTGGATGAGGTGGGCGAAATCTGTGTCGCCAATCCCGGCGTGTTTGAAGGCTCGACCTATACCGAGGTCGACAAGAATCGCACGCTGTTTGCCGAAGGCCGCTATCTGCGCACCGGCGATCTGGGGCGGCTGGATGGCGACGGTTATCTGTTCATCACCGGCCGCGCCAAGGATCTGATCATCCGGGGCGGCCACAACATCGACCCCGCCGTGATCGAAGAGGCGCTGATGGGCCATGAGGCGGTCAGTTTTGTCGGGGCCATCGGCCAGCCCGACGCCCATTCGGGCGAATTGCCCTGCGCCTATGTGGAACTGGTGGCCGGGGCGACAGTCACCGAGGCGGCGTTGCTGGACTATGCCAAGGCGCATATCCATGAACGCGCTGCCGTGCCGAAACATATCGAGATCCTGTCGGAACTGCCCAAGACCGCCGTCGGCAAGGTCTTCAAGCCGGATCTGCGCCGCCGGGCCATCATCCGCATCTACAACGCCGCCTTGGCCGAAGCCGGTCTTGCCCCGCGCGTGGTCGAGGTGGTCGAGGACAAGAAACGCGGGCTGGTGGCCCGTCTGTCGCCGCAGGGCGATACGGCGGCGGTGCAGGCGGTGTTGGGCCAGTTCACCCAGGCATGGGAGTGGCAGGCAAAAGCCTAA
- a CDS encoding ABC transporter transmembrane domain-containing protein, protein MARGPSSLPDRAASKRVGALAGLRPFLAPYRIMVLAALAALTLTATVSLILPLAVRRVVDNFNTGSAELLDQYFGAALLIAAALALGTGARYYLVTRLGERVVADIRRALFDRISGLSPAFFERILTGEVLSRLTTDTTLILSVIGSSVSVALRNVLLLLGGLVFLFFTSAKLTGLVLLIVPVVIVPIVLLGRRLRALSRDNQDWIAASSGAAAEALSAVQTVQAYTHEARTRAAFADVTEKSFASARTRIGTRAVMTVIVIFLVFTGIVGVLWIGARDVRAGAMSAGELVQFVIYAVMVAGAVGALSEIWGELQRAAGATERLVELLHTTDTVQDPAQPQALPRPVRGEIRFEGLHFAYPARPDTSALNGVDLHVLPGETVALVGPSGAGKTTILQLLQRFYDPQQGRVTLDGIDLRDMARGDFRRALALVPQDPVIFAATARDNIRFGRPEASDAEVEAAARAAAAHDFLTALPEGYDTALGERGVMLSGGQRQRVAIARAILRDAPVLLLDEATSALDAESERAVQAAVERLAEGRTTLVVAHRLATVKRADRIVVFDQGRIVAQGTHEALVAEGGLYARLARLQFTDGQA, encoded by the coding sequence ATGGCCCGAGGACCGTCATCCCTGCCCGACCGGGCGGCATCGAAACGTGTAGGTGCCCTGGCCGGGCTGCGGCCCTTCCTTGCGCCCTATCGGATCATGGTGCTCGCGGCCTTGGCGGCGTTGACGCTGACCGCGACGGTCAGCCTGATCCTGCCGCTGGCGGTGCGGCGGGTGGTGGACAATTTCAACACCGGCTCGGCCGAGCTGCTGGACCAGTATTTTGGCGCGGCCCTGCTGATTGCAGCCGCCCTGGCGCTGGGCACGGGGGCGCGGTATTACCTTGTCACCCGCTTGGGCGAACGCGTGGTGGCGGACATTCGCCGGGCGCTGTTCGACCGGATCTCGGGCCTGTCGCCTGCGTTTTTTGAACGGATCCTGACCGGCGAGGTGCTGTCGCGCTTGACGACCGACACCACGCTGATCCTGTCGGTGATCGGCTCGTCGGTCTCTGTCGCCTTGCGCAACGTGCTGCTGCTGCTGGGCGGGCTGGTGTTCCTGTTCTTCACCTCGGCCAAGCTGACCGGGCTGGTGCTGCTGATCGTGCCGGTAGTGATCGTGCCCATCGTGCTGCTGGGCCGCCGCCTGCGCGCGCTGAGCCGCGACAATCAGGATTGGATTGCCGCCTCGTCCGGTGCCGCCGCCGAGGCGCTGTCAGCGGTGCAGACCGTGCAGGCCTATACCCATGAGGCGCGCACCCGCGCGGCCTTTGCCGATGTGACCGAAAAATCCTTCGCTTCGGCCCGCACCCGCATCGGCACCCGCGCCGTGATGACGGTGATCGTGATCTTTCTGGTGTTCACCGGCATTGTCGGGGTGCTGTGGATCGGCGCGCGGGACGTGCGCGCGGGGGCGATGAGCGCGGGCGAGCTGGTGCAATTCGTCATCTATGCGGTGATGGTGGCCGGGGCTGTCGGGGCCTTGTCGGAAATCTGGGGCGAATTGCAGCGGGCGGCAGGCGCGACCGAGCGGTTGGTGGAGCTGCTGCACACCACCGACACGGTGCAGGATCCGGCGCAGCCGCAGGCACTGCCGCGCCCGGTGCGCGGTGAGATCCGCTTCGAGGGGCTGCATTTCGCCTATCCGGCGCGGCCCGATACCTCGGCGCTGAACGGCGTTGATCTGCATGTGCTGCCTGGTGAAACCGTGGCGCTGGTCGGCCCGTCGGGGGCGGGCAAGACCACCATCCTGCAATTGCTGCAACGGTTCTACGATCCGCAGCAGGGGCGCGTCACGCTGGACGGGATCGACCTGCGCGATATGGCGCGCGGCGATTTCCGCCGGGCGCTGGCGCTTGTGCCGCAGGATCCGGTGATCTTTGCTGCAACGGCGCGGGACAATATCCGCTTTGGTCGCCCCGAGGCCAGCGATGCCGAAGTAGAGGCCGCCGCCCGTGCCGCCGCCGCGCATGACTTCCTGACCGCGCTGCCCGAAGGCTATGACACCGCGCTGGGCGAGCGGGGCGTGATGCTGTCGGGCGGGCAGCGGCAGCGGGTGGCGATTGCCCGCGCCATTCTGCGCGATGCCCCGGTGCTGCTGCTGGACGAGGCGACCTCTGCGCTGGATGCCGAAAGCGAACGCGCCGTGCAGGCGGCGGTGGAGCGGTTGGCCGAAGGCCGCACCACGCTTGTCGTGGCGCACCGCCTTGCCACCGTGAAACGCGCCGATCGCATCGTGGTCTTTGATCAGGGCCGCATCGTGGCGCAGGGCACGCATGAGGCGCTGGTGGCAGAGGGCGGCCTTTATGCCCGCCTTGCCCGGCTGCAATTCACCGATGGGCAGGCCTGA